The Candidatus Palauibacter australiensis genome has a window encoding:
- a CDS encoding 30S ribosomal protein S2 — translation MGVELQDLLKAGVHFGHQTHRWNPKMRKYI, via the coding sequence ATGGGCGTCGAGCTGCAGGACCTCTTGAAGGCGGGCGTACACTTCGGGCACCAGACACATCGCTGGAACCCGAAGATGCGGAAATACATC